A region from the Aricia agestis chromosome 12, ilAriAges1.1, whole genome shotgun sequence genome encodes:
- the LOC121732796 gene encoding protein C1orf194, translated as MTKKKQVRNKGLLPQLEKEGTLDKEIVLSTREKLGVPVGSRLFSHHTLASYRKLSFYHPFDLPQDSLDIILSATYNHSIESFPDKVDVNLQPDTVGCETWRKLRNTLDKTPPASIPMGHTMRRGGITERRSPFSVKLMNSGVHSSQTNPGYSRQPAGGAIFFY; from the exons ATGACTAAGAAGAAGCAAGTAAGAAATAAAGGGCTACTACCCCAATTAGAAAAAGAAGGCACCTTAGATAAAGAAATTGTTCTTTCTACTAGAGAAAAGCTCGGTGTTCCCGTAGGATCCAGGCTGTTCTCACAtcatacattagcaagctacaGGAAACTAAGTTTCTATCACCCATTTGA TTTACCGCAAGATAGTTTGGATATCATTTTATCAGCTACATACAACCATTCCATTGAAAGTTTTCCTGATAAAGTGGACGTTAATTTACAACCAGATACTGTCGGATGTGAAACGTGGCGAAAATTACGAAATACTCTAGATAAAACTCCTCCAGCTTCTATACCAatg GGCCACACAATGAGACGTGGTGGCATAACTGAACGTAGATCTCCATTCAGTGTGAAGTTAATGAATTCTGGGGTACATTCATCGCAAACTAATCCTGGCTATAGTCGACAACCAGCGGGTGGTGCAATATTCTTCTACTAG